The region TGCAGCGCACCATCTGCCGATATGGCCCGCACCGGTCGCGTTGATGGAAAACGTGTTTTCGCTCGTCGATTCAGCCACATCGACCTGAGTCTGAGCAGCACAGTTGATCACAATCTGCGGATGAATCCCCGAGAGCACCGCATCGACCTGGGCAGCGTTGGTCACATCAAGATCTTCTCTTCCCAGGATCGAAAGCGATCTGCCTGAGTCGGGTGCCAGGAGACACTGAAGTTCGAAAGCCAGTTGACCCTGGCCACCTAAAATCGCGACAGATTCCACCATGGGTACAAAAACTTTCAACAGAGATCCAACAATTCTCTCGGGAGATAAAGCCATCGATAACGTGAGGAAGGCATGACTTCGCTCGGCACATCAAGAATTCATCACGCGGTAGAAATCATCATGGGCAACCAAGCAAATCGCTCCTGTTGGCGATAATATCAGGTGGTTCGTTTCACCAGAATGTGAATCCTTTGCAGAGCAAAAACTCCAGGCAATGGGTTCAGCCTGCAAGATCGTTCCCTGCGGTTGCCCTGATCGTTCCGCCTGTCCCCATGAGCAGTCAGCAAGGTTGCCTATGTCGCTGAATGACCGCCCCGATGACGCGTCACAAGAAAAGCCCACAGGTTTTGGAACAGGCCATGGTTTTCGGCCCGTCGTGCCCCAAGAAATCTCACAACGTACGGTTCAAACGCGCGACGAATATCTGGCGGCTCTGGAAAATGGGGAACGCTGGATTGAGATCGAGGAAGGAACGTTCTTACGTCAGGACCCTCCCGACGAAATGCACGGCAACATCATTCGTAACCTGACAACCGCCCTGGGCCCTTCTCTGAAAAGTGACGCCAGGTCGATTCCCTGTTTTGAACTGCCACTCCTGCTCGATGAAGAGCGATTGACCATTCGCATCCCCGCGATCAGTTTTTATCCACCGGCAACAGGATTTGCCGTGATGGATGAGCTGATGACCACAGAGATTCCAGTCCTCGTTGTGGAAATTGCATCATCGAGACTTCGCCGGGATTCGATGTCGGCTCGGGTGAAAGGCTATCTGCAAAAAGGAGTTCAAGGCGTCTGGGTCATCGATCCTGTGACCAGGCATGTGCATCAGTTTTCGGAGGGGCTCCCTCCGAAAATGATCAAAGAGACCGAAACGATGCATGGCTACCCTTACTTTGCAGACCTGCATCTGCTGGTGATGGATCTCTTTGCTGATCCAGTCTGGCTGAGAAGTTCAGGGAACTGATGGCACTGACACCCGGCACGCACGTTTTACCTGATCGATAAACTTCAGCAAGTGGGCATGGCCGGTACGACTGTTCCTATACCTACATCAGGCAGGATGTGCGACTCCTCGTCATGTTGTTGCTTTCGCGGTCAAAATTGCCGCTTTTTGGAAATCGATTCGATCGATGAATCTAAAGAAGTCGCAGGCATGAGCCGGGTCTTTATTTAACCCGCGTTCCCCCTTGCGGCTTGGAATAGCACGGATGGCGTATGTTGCGAGAGCCAGGCAAGGCATCAGCCAGCCTGAACATCTCGACATTGTTGATCCTTGCTCCGCCCTGCCCAAGGGTCTCATGGAAGGTGAGCAACATGCTGAGCTGGAATTGGCGTACAGGTGGCTGGCGAACACGGAACTGGTCAGTTCTCTGCGCTGGAACTTTGCTGGCAACCACAGGCTGCTGCTCGATTTCTGTCGGGCCTAAGGTTTGCAATACACCGGCCTGTGACAGCACCTTGCCTTCCGGTTCATCGGCTTCCTGCAACAGTGATGGAGTCGTCGCTCCCACGTGGCAATCGCCTTTGCCCGATGTCAACATGCAGCCACTGCCTCCCGATGCGAACTTATCTCCATCGCCCTGGCAAGGCGGGCACACACCACCTTCACCCGAGATGTTGCGTGAAGAACCTGCCAATACGCCCACTCCTCTTCCCCCTGTCAAAGATGATGTCCCACCTTTGCCGGGAGTTGGGGCCAAATCGAAAGTGCAGCCGGAAGCTGATCCTTCAGCACCCAAAAAACTCCTTGATCAGGCCAAAGACTGGTTACCGACATGGCCTAAACCCAAACCGATTCCTGAACCAACTTCGACCACACAGAAACGATCATGGAAGGATCGATTCCTTCCGTATCGATCATCTCCGCCATCCACGGTGGCAAGCGCTGGGGAATCTCGCGTAGCGAAGACGACTGATCGCAGGACCGAGGAAGTGATTGAGCAAGTGACAGGGGACGCACTGGAAAACTTCCAGGGAGATCTGGGCCTGGCCGAGAGCACAATTCTGACAACTTCGCAGTCTGTCGCTTTGACAAAAGGGAGCGTGGATTCAGAACGGTACGAATCTGCACAGCTTTCGAATGATGGGCCTTTAATGATTCCTGGCCCGGTGGAACTTCCAGCCGCCTTGCGAACCAACCCACTCATGCCTTTGAGCGTCGAGCCCGCGCCAACAACAGAGCTGTCGATTCAACTGGGTGAGATTGAATGTGTTGAAGAGATCGCGTCGCCCAACCACAATCCGCAGACACCGTCTGTCGCACAGATTCAGCCCGTCGGGCAGGTTCAGACTGTCAATCAAGCTCGGGCAACTGAAGAAGCCATGCCTCCGCTGCCTCACTTGCCTTCTTTGGAGATACCAGCGGCGCTTCCGATTCTCAGAGACTCCTCTGTGAGCCAAAGTCTGGATACGGGAGCATTCAAACAACCTGCGGGCGAAACCCCTGCTCCGCTTCCAAAAGTGATGCCGATGATGCCAGGAAGTGCTCGTCCGCTACCCGCAATTGTACCAGCAGCCACTCCGACCTCGATGGAACCTAGGGTCGCTGCCTGGCCTCCACTCCCTGTCAACATTCAACCCCACGTCCCTCGCTAAGCGAACTGGTTCGCTCTAGAGGTACACTGGTTGACGCCTTATCGACGTTGCCACAGGCCCCGATGGATCACCCAGCCATCCTGCCTTTTGCGGCGTTCAAAGCTGGTGTGATAATCGTCATCATGCTCCGCCTCATTCTCAGGTGCTGGCGGAAGCGCGACAAACAGCGGATGATTGTCCATCAAACCTTTGATGACCACAAAGTAGTCTTCCACATCAGTCCATGAGTGGACATGACCCCCGGGCATCACAATGCGGGCCAGAAGATCGACAAACTGATCGTTGAACAAACGCCTGCGCATATGCTTTTTCTTCCACCAGGGATCGGGGAAGTAGACATGTGCAGCGGTGACAGAAGCTTCGGGAAGCTTTTTCGAGAGCACTTCGCGAGCATCTCCCCCCACAATGCGGGCATTGGGTTGTTTACGCCTGACCAGGCGTCTGGCAGCTCTCCGCGCTTCTTTGAAATCGATTTCGAGACCAAGAAAGTTTGTGTCGGGCCTGGTGGTTGAGGCTTTGAACATGAACATGCCGCGACCACAGCCAATATCGACTTCGAGCGGGGCCGGCGTGGTGAAAAACGTCTGCGGGTCAATGGCTGGGCCAACATCTTCCACGGTCTGAAACCAGGGGCTTAAATCTTCGGCTGGCTGCCGACGGCGAGGTTCAGGGACGACCGGGCCATCAAAGATCACATCGTCAACATTCATAACGTGGGCATACTATCCACAAGCGTGGAATGAAAAGAGAACTTGAGAATCGACAATACATGGATGTGTATTGCAGAGATCAATGCTTCGAATGGATGCAAACACTTTCGTTATCTGGTGATCGCCGGATCAGCATGGGCGGCAGGCACGATGAGAAATCCCTCTTTTGTCTTGCCAGCCATTTGTCTTGTCAGCCGCTGTGATGAATTCCGCTGTGATGAATTCCGTGGAAGCACTGCATCCCGGTAAACGCTGACAATCCACGAACCATCAGACCAGCGATTCGCTGGCATCGCTGGTGGATTTGGCCGGATCCTTCTCAATGGGGACACCAATCATCTGGCCACTGTAGACCATCTTCTGGCCCACAAAGCCCTGAAAATCAAATTCGGCCCGCTTGCCAGTTCTCAGTCGAGTCAGCTTCGCCATAATCAGAAGGCGATCTCCGGGCACGACTGGCGCACGGAAACGAACTTCGTTCATACCACCAAAGCCCAGGAAATCACCATCCAGCAGACGGTATTTTCGGGCATAAAAGCCAGCCAATTGGGCCGCACATTCGCAAAGAATCACTCCGGGCATCAGGGGGAAGCCAGGCATGTGGCCGCGCACCCAGAACTCCTGGTCAGTCACTTGCTTGTAGCCGATGATGCCGTGCCCCTCAGTATCGACATACAGAATGGACGTGAGCTGCTCCATTTCGAACCGCTGGGGGTTAATCTCCCGAATCTGTTCGAGGGTAAAAATGGGGCGGTCGAAATCAACCAGGTCCATGCTGTAGATGGATGGTGCGGGCATCGCGAAACTCACTATCCGTTGAAAATCTGCCAGAATTAATCCAGTTCCCTTCCTTGCGAAGAGATCTGGACTAAAGAAATTACTCGATCGACTAAGCCATAATGTCCAGAATCTGACGGGGATTCGTCAAGAGTCGGTCAGGTTTCTTCGCGGGATCTCGAAAATCTTCGTTGGAAGCGATCAATCCTGACTTTTCTACAGCGTACAGAATTGTCTTGAAATGACAGGTTTTCGCGGCCGCCAGAACTGGCATACGGGAGCTGATCATGGCGACACGATCCGACTCAAGTCCATGGGATTGCAGGCTTTTCGCGAATTTCTCCCAGAAACCCGGAGCTGTAGCCCGCATGCCCGTTTGCCAGGAAAGCTGTCCCCAGTTTTCTTTGAGGGTGGCAATGGATGCTGACTTCCTCAACATGCCCAGAGTCACTTGATCGACAGTAAAAGGTTGTCCATCTCCTGCCAGAGTCTGAGAAATCGGTGACAGTTCGAAGGCCCGGGCGATATCTTCCGTCACTTCCCAGCCCTGTAAAGACGCTTGAAAGAACCAGGCAATTTTCAAACTCAGTTCATCCAGATCGCCATAGATCGATTCGTCGTAGCTGTAACTCTTCTGTTCGAGCTTCCCCAGGACTTTTCGCCAGTAACTGGCCATATTCGGGTCCGGTGTTTCCCCCTTTTTGACTTTGGCCTGCAGTTTCGAGTCTTCGACAATCTTCTGATAGATCTGCCAGAGATACTCCCATGGCGCGCCAGGTTTGCGCGTCATGCTGTTCCACATATTGAACTCTTTGAGCGTTTTATCGAGGGCGATCTCCATACGCAGCATTTGCGGCACAATGGGTTCCAACTGGCCATCGGCAATCCGGATCAGCGTCCCATAAGGATCCCATGCAAGGAGCTTAACCCCCACCAGAGGCTTGATCGCAGGCGTCGCTTTGATCTCCTCGATTTTGGGAGGAGCCGGCCACCTTCGCGACGGATCATCGAGCATCTGCATGTACTGAAGCAGCGATTTCGCCATATTCAACCGAAAAAACTGAATGAAGAGTGTCTTGTCACGATCGTCGAGAGGGGTCTCATAAAAGCTGACATCGATCGAGATCTCAGAAACTGCAAGCGTTGTGATTCACCGAGAAATGCTATTTCCCGAGCCAGCGAACTTTGTAGACCCCCAGCTTACCTAATGGAATCTGAGTGATGCCCACCGGGGGTTGCGCTTCGATACGGATCGATTCCTGACCAGCTTCAGTCATCGTGATGGAAACAGGCTGGGTGAACAGACCCATCGAGTGGCTCCACCAATGTTCGTCACTCGCTTGCACGAACAAAGTTTCCAGTTGCTGGCCCTCCCGCCGAAAACTGACACATTTCATGTGCTGATAATCACCCAGAACGGGATGCTTGCGAAATGACTTTGTGTTCCGGTCGAAAAGATAGACATGATCGTGAGTTGTAATACTCAGATCCCGGGAATCGGGAACAGGTTGCAGATCATGCCCCCCTTCATCGGGAAGCGGATTGGTTTCATCGAGACGCAGTGAACATTTGCCATCGCCATCAGTCGTTAACTCGTAGCAATTCAATTCGCGAAAACCGACGGCATAAAGCCTCTGCCGCTGATGATCCCAGACCACGCCATGTGCCGAATACAGCGGGGTCTCAGCCAGCGGCTCATCCCCTTTCGCCAGATCGAAAACCACCAGTTTATTACCAGCTTTGGCGGTACTGGCCGCCACTACCACTCGATTGCTTGGCAAGGGTTCAATCGAATGGGCATTCGCGACCGTGGCTGACCACAGGACAGTCCCTGTGGGAACTTGAGGCGTCGCCACCCTTTGAATCAAGGCACAGCCACCACCCGACGAAGTGACCAGCAACTGCTTCCCGCCATCCACCAGCTTGATTTCATCCGTTGTGCCAAACTGCTTCTGCCGCACAACTGGCAACTCCTCGCGACCACTCGCTTTCCAACTCCAGAGTGGGGGAGGAAGTGCCGACTGAGCTTCATCGACAGAAACCTTGTTCAGATCGAACAGGGCGATTTCCGCAAAACCGGCTGTGAAGATCTGCCGAATTGGATTTTCCGCAGCGGGCTGATCATTGGCCGACAGGCTTTCAAAAAAACCACAAAAACCTACCACAAAACAAGTTACAAAAAACAAACAGGTCATCCCCTGGAATCGAAACTCAGATTTCATGATGATCCTTACCGACACGACAACATCCGGCCCAGACAAAAGCCAAAGGGCGTTTGATCGACTTGTCTCGTCGAGTCCTGCCTCAGACAATTTGTGCTTTAAGTCCTGAAATGAAAAGTATTTATGAAGGATCTAACTTCACAAAAACACCCGCAGTCCCTATCTTAGCGTAAAAAGACCTGCGGATGGACTGGAAATCTCTGGGAACGCAGAAAGGTCCACAACAGGAAGGTCCGCAAAGGGACAGGGGCGCTTCAATTCACTGGCACGCATAGACTGTCTGTTTTACCCAGGTTACAGCGATGCCAGTTTCCGAGACGTCGAAATGCCGAACATGTCTTCCTCTAGTTGTTTAAGTAAGCTAAGACAGTGTTATCCAACCGGCCGCGTCGCCAGTCATCAACACTTCGTGATGGGAAGATCTTTTAGAGATTTGACCAACAGGAAATTCGGGCATGAGCAGTAATTTCTTCGACCGTCGCGACCCTTGGGGCCACGGATACGGAGTTTACATTTTTCTGCTGATGCTGTTTCTGATTCCACCAGCCTTGTGGGGTCTCAAACAGACAAACCTGCAGAATGACGTCGAAAACTGGCTCCCTTCTGACGACCCACAACTGAAGATCCTTAAGTGGGCTCATTCACGTTTCCCAGTCGAAGATCGCATCTTCATCACCTGGGATTCGAGTTCCCTCAGCGATCCTCGCATTGCACGCCTCGCCCAAAAACTCGAGGGGGTGGCTGATGCCGAAGGGATTCGTCGTGATGGCATGAGCTGCATCTCCCGGGTTGTCCAGCCCGGAACAGTCTTGCGATCCATGATTGAAAACGGGGTCGAATTTCATGAAGCCGTTCGCAGGCTCGAAGGCACGATCATCGGTGCCGGGCCACTCAAGCTGCGGCTGACACCCGAAGGCCGCAATCGCTTGCGGACAACGGAACGTCAGCTCGCCGAAGCGATTCGCGAAAAATTCCACATTGACGTGACGATCCAGCCTGCGATGTCGGATGCGGTTTCAGCAGCGACGTTAGCTTCTGTTTCCGTCGAAGCTTCCACACCTTCACAGGTGACCATGGCCAAAGCGGAAGCTGTGGATCAGGAAGCGGCCAACGTCCTCGCGACAGCCGTTGATGTAGACGGAACCGAACCAGCCACAACTCCGACGATTCTTTCACCGCAAGGTGAACTTCTGGAAGATGCCTCTCACGCCCACGATTTACAAATCTCCTGGAATGGTCTGCGACTCGGTCATCCACAAACCATCGAAATTGCCGAGTGG is a window of Planctopirus limnophila DSM 3776 DNA encoding:
- a CDS encoding Uma2 family endonuclease, whose product is MSLNDRPDDASQEKPTGFGTGHGFRPVVPQEISQRTVQTRDEYLAALENGERWIEIEEGTFLRQDPPDEMHGNIIRNLTTALGPSLKSDARSIPCFELPLLLDEERLTIRIPAISFYPPATGFAVMDELMTTEIPVLVVEIASSRLRRDSMSARVKGYLQKGVQGVWVIDPVTRHVHQFSEGLPPKMIKETETMHGYPYFADLHLLVMDLFADPVWLRSSGN
- a CDS encoding 3-hydroxyacyl-ACP dehydratase FabZ family protein, producing MPAPSIYSMDLVDFDRPIFTLEQIREINPQRFEMEQLTSILYVDTEGHGIIGYKQVTDQEFWVRGHMPGFPLMPGVILCECAAQLAGFYARKYRLLDGDFLGFGGMNEVRFRAPVVPGDRLLIMAKLTRLRTGKRAEFDFQGFVGQKMVYSGQMIGVPIEKDPAKSTSDASESLV
- a CDS encoding DUF6528 family protein; this encodes MKSEFRFQGMTCLFFVTCFVVGFCGFFESLSANDQPAAENPIRQIFTAGFAEIALFDLNKVSVDEAQSALPPPLWSWKASGREELPVVRQKQFGTTDEIKLVDGGKQLLVTSSGGGCALIQRVATPQVPTGTVLWSATVANAHSIEPLPSNRVVVAASTAKAGNKLVVFDLAKGDEPLAETPLYSAHGVVWDHQRQRLYAVGFRELNCYELTTDGDGKCSLRLDETNPLPDEGGHDLQPVPDSRDLSITTHDHVYLFDRNTKSFRKHPVLGDYQHMKCVSFRREGQQLETLFVQASDEHWWSHSMGLFTQPVSITMTEAGQESIRIEAQPPVGITQIPLGKLGVYKVRWLGK
- the trmB gene encoding tRNA (guanine(46)-N(7))-methyltransferase TrmB; translated protein: MNVDDVIFDGPVVPEPRRRQPAEDLSPWFQTVEDVGPAIDPQTFFTTPAPLEVDIGCGRGMFMFKASTTRPDTNFLGLEIDFKEARRAARRLVRRKQPNARIVGGDAREVLSKKLPEASVTAAHVYFPDPWWKKKHMRRRLFNDQFVDLLARIVMPGGHVHSWTDVEDYFVVIKGLMDNHPLFVALPPAPENEAEHDDDYHTSFERRKRQDGWVIHRGLWQRR